The Cellulophaga sp. L1A9 genome window below encodes:
- the hisH gene encoding imidazole glycerol phosphate synthase subunit HisH, which translates to MKIVIINYGAGNIQSIKFAIQRLGFEAVLTNDVDEILAADKVIFPGVGEASSAMHKLRASGLDALVPKLKQPVLGICLGMQLMCNSTEEGSTDGLGIFDVDVVKFSSQVKVPQIGWNQIQDLRSELFNEVSEEEYIYLVHSYYAPICEETIATSDYDVIYSAALQKNNFYGTQFHPEKSSSVGEKILLNFLKM; encoded by the coding sequence ATGAAAATAGTAATTATTAATTACGGAGCTGGAAATATTCAAAGCATAAAATTTGCAATTCAACGCCTTGGTTTTGAGGCTGTTTTAACAAATGATGTAGATGAAATTCTAGCAGCCGATAAGGTCATTTTTCCAGGGGTTGGCGAAGCAAGTAGTGCAATGCATAAATTGCGAGCCAGTGGTTTAGATGCCTTGGTTCCAAAATTAAAACAGCCTGTTTTAGGGATTTGTTTAGGAATGCAGTTAATGTGTAATTCAACCGAAGAAGGTAGCACAGATGGCTTAGGAATTTTTGATGTGGATGTAGTGAAGTTTTCAAGTCAAGTAAAAGTGCCACAAATTGGATGGAATCAAATTCAGGATTTAAGGTCAGAATTATTTAATGAGGTTTCGGAAGAAGAATACATTTATTTGGTACATAGTTATTACGCACCAATTTGTGAAGAGACGATAGCAACATCTGATTATGATGTTATCTATAGCGCGGCATTACAAAAAAACAATTTTTACGGAACCCAGTTTCACCCTGAAAAAAGCAGTAGTGTAGGAGAGAAAATTCTTTTGAATTTTTTAAAAATGTAA
- a CDS encoding prohibitin family protein, whose translation MDKIPKIALPAVFALVVLIILISKSTVTVDSGQAGVLYKQFQGGVVTDEPPLGEGFHFVAPWNKVFIYEVRQQEVLEKMNVLSSNGLDIKLEASAWFEPVRSELGKLHQEKGEDYIQRVLLPTIRSAARSVVGRYTPEQLYSSKRDAIQQEIFDETQKIVEGEYIQLNEILVRDVTLPSTIKDAIERKLKQEQESLEYEFRLVTAKKEAEKVTIEAQGKADANRILSASLTDKILQDKGIDATLELSKSPNTKVVIVGGGESGLPLILGNN comes from the coding sequence ATGGATAAAATTCCAAAAATTGCATTACCAGCGGTTTTCGCTTTAGTAGTTTTAATAATATTAATTTCAAAATCTACCGTTACGGTTGACTCAGGTCAGGCTGGTGTTTTGTACAAACAATTTCAAGGCGGTGTTGTTACAGATGAACCACCATTAGGAGAAGGTTTTCATTTTGTGGCTCCTTGGAATAAGGTTTTTATTTATGAGGTGAGACAACAAGAAGTTTTGGAGAAAATGAATGTTTTATCTAGTAATGGATTAGATATTAAATTAGAAGCTTCTGCTTGGTTTGAGCCTGTTCGTAGTGAATTAGGTAAGTTACACCAAGAAAAAGGGGAAGATTACATACAAAGAGTATTATTACCTACAATACGTTCTGCGGCACGTTCTGTAGTAGGGAGGTATACGCCAGAGCAATTATATTCTAGCAAACGTGATGCTATTCAGCAAGAGATTTTTGACGAAACCCAAAAGATCGTTGAGGGAGAATATATTCAATTAAATGAAATTTTGGTTCGTGACGTAACCTTGCCTTCTACGATTAAAGACGCAATTGAGCGTAAGCTTAAACAAGAACAAGAATCATTAGAATATGAATTTCGTTTAGTGACAGCAAAGAAAGAAGCGGAAAAAGTAACCATTGAAGCTCAGGGTAAAGCTGATGCAAACCGTATTTTAAGTGCATCATTGACCGATAAGATTCTACAGGATAAAGGTATTGATGCTACATTAGAACTATCTAAATCTCCGAACACTAAAGTTGTTATCGTTGGTGGCGGAGAATCAGGCTTGCCATTAATTTTGGGGAATAACTAA
- the hisC gene encoding histidinol-phosphate transaminase: MNKLEIQNLVRENVKGLSPYSSARDEYVSDGSQMVFLDANENPFENGVNRYPDPQQRNLKEVLAAQKGVKATNILFGNGSDEVLDLIFRAFCEPKEDNIITLPPTYGMYKVLSGINNIENREVLLTTDFEPDVDQILNTVDANSKVLFLCSPNNPTANSFSKTKVTTLLERFKGIVVIDEAYIDFSKEESWLSELSKYNNLILTQTLSKAYGMAGIRLGVCYASEEIITILNKIKPPYNVNELTQKRALERVLDIKKVNKEVADILAERELLAKALFQLNFVTKVYDTDANFVLAKLDNATERYNQLLARGVVVRNRTTQPLCENTLRFTVGTAEENKKLIQVLKEIQ; encoded by the coding sequence ATGAATAAACTAGAAATACAAAACTTGGTTCGCGAGAATGTAAAAGGATTGAGTCCTTATTCTTCAGCGCGCGATGAATATGTTTCTGATGGTTCTCAAATGGTGTTTTTAGATGCTAACGAGAATCCATTTGAAAATGGAGTCAACAGATATCCTGATCCGCAGCAAAGAAACTTAAAAGAGGTCTTAGCAGCACAAAAAGGGGTGAAGGCAACTAATATTCTGTTTGGGAATGGTAGTGATGAAGTTTTAGATCTTATATTTCGTGCTTTTTGTGAGCCTAAAGAGGATAATATCATCACACTGCCACCAACCTACGGCATGTATAAGGTATTATCGGGAATTAATAATATTGAAAATAGAGAGGTGCTGTTAACAACCGATTTTGAGCCTGATGTTGATCAGATTCTTAATACGGTAGATGCTAACTCTAAGGTGTTATTCCTTTGCTCCCCCAATAATCCAACAGCAAATAGCTTTTCTAAAACAAAAGTCACCACTTTATTGGAGCGGTTTAAGGGAATTGTTGTTATTGATGAAGCGTATATTGATTTTTCAAAAGAAGAATCATGGCTGTCAGAATTATCAAAGTATAACAATTTGATACTAACACAAACACTTTCAAAAGCATATGGAATGGCAGGAATCCGATTAGGAGTGTGTTATGCATCTGAAGAAATTATAACTATTCTTAATAAAATTAAGCCTCCATATAATGTAAATGAGTTGACTCAAAAAAGAGCATTAGAACGTGTTTTGGATATTAAAAAGGTAAATAAGGAAGTTGCAGATATTTTAGCTGAAAGAGAATTGTTAGCTAAAGCATTGTTTCAATTAAATTTCGTTACTAAAGTATATGACACCGATGCTAATTTTGTACTAGCTAAGCTGGATAATGCTACAGAGCGATACAATCAATTGCTGGCTAGGGGTGTTGTGGTAAGGAACCGTACAACACAGCCTTTGTGTGAAAATACTTTACGCTTTACAGTAGGTACTGCAGAGGAGAATAAAAAATTAATACAGGTTCTAAAAGAAATTCAATAA
- the hisB gene encoding bifunctional histidinol-phosphatase/imidazoleglycerol-phosphate dehydratase HisB, with amino-acid sequence MKKVLFIDRDGTIIKETVDEQIDGFEKMTFYPKAFTFLGKIAKELDYELVMITNQDGLGTDVFPEDTFWPVHNFIMNSFENEGVVFDKVFLDRTFPHENANTRKPGTGLLTEYFSEEYDLANSFVIGDRLTDMELAKNLGAKGIFINDETNLGTGEITVKRDKLDEFIATETNDWEKIYEFLKLKDRVSTISRKTNETDIQIKVNLDGTGKSSIATGLAFFDHMLDQLARHGQMDLDIKVDGDLEVDEHHTIEDTAIALGEVFHKALGTKLGIERYGFCLPMDDCLAQVAIDFGGRNWLVWEAEFKREKVGDMPTEMFLHFFKSFSDGAKANINIKAEGANEHHKIEAIFKAFAKAIKMAVKRDVEKMVLPSTKGML; translated from the coding sequence ATGAAAAAAGTACTTTTTATAGATCGAGATGGTACGATCATTAAAGAAACCGTAGATGAGCAAATTGATGGTTTTGAAAAAATGACCTTCTATCCAAAAGCATTTACGTTTTTAGGTAAAATAGCTAAGGAGTTGGATTATGAATTGGTGATGATAACCAATCAAGACGGACTAGGAACGGATGTTTTTCCAGAGGATACGTTTTGGCCTGTGCATAATTTTATCATGAATTCTTTTGAGAATGAAGGTGTTGTATTTGATAAAGTATTTTTAGATAGAACATTCCCGCATGAAAATGCAAATACGCGTAAACCAGGAACAGGATTACTTACGGAATATTTCTCGGAAGAGTATGATTTAGCAAATTCTTTTGTTATCGGAGATCGTCTAACAGATATGGAATTAGCGAAGAATCTTGGAGCAAAAGGTATTTTTATAAATGATGAAACTAATCTCGGAACAGGAGAAATTACTGTGAAAAGGGATAAACTGGATGAATTTATAGCTACTGAAACTAATGATTGGGAAAAGATTTACGAGTTTTTAAAATTAAAAGATCGAGTTTCGACGATAAGTCGTAAAACCAATGAGACTGATATTCAAATCAAAGTGAACCTTGATGGAACTGGAAAAAGTAGTATTGCTACTGGTCTTGCTTTTTTTGATCATATGTTAGATCAATTGGCGCGTCACGGTCAAATGGATTTAGATATTAAAGTTGATGGTGATTTAGAAGTAGACGAGCACCATACTATTGAAGATACAGCAATTGCACTAGGGGAAGTTTTTCATAAAGCATTGGGTACAAAATTAGGTATCGAGCGTTATGGATTCTGCTTACCAATGGATGATTGCTTGGCACAAGTAGCTATAGATTTTGGGGGAAGAAATTGGTTGGTTTGGGAGGCCGAGTTTAAAAGAGAAAAAGTAGGCGATATGCCAACTGAAATGTTTTTACACTTTTTTAAATCATTTAGTGATGGAGCAAAAGCCAACATAAATATAAAAGCAGAAGGGGCTAATGAGCATCATAAAATTGAAGCTATTTTCAAGGCTTTTGCAAAAGCAATAAAAATGGCAGTAAAACGTGATGTAGAAAAGATGGTATTGCCATCTACGAAAGGAATGTTATAA
- a CDS encoding GNAT family N-acetyltransferase gives MKLNFEIRLIPYEELESIIPLVIQLNMGKLPEETLKSRLKDMLVMGGYQCIGVYDNKQLIGCCGFWVLNKLYAGKHLEPDNVFVETNYRSAGVGELMMNWLFDYAKSINCVGAEVNCYRHNEKGKKFWERQGFEALGYHMIKKFD, from the coding sequence ATGAAGCTTAATTTTGAAATAAGATTGATTCCTTATGAAGAGCTGGAATCAATTATCCCATTAGTCATTCAATTAAATATGGGAAAATTACCTGAAGAAACATTGAAAAGCAGATTGAAAGATATGCTTGTCATGGGAGGGTATCAGTGTATTGGAGTATATGATAATAAACAATTGATTGGATGCTGCGGATTTTGGGTGTTAAACAAGCTATATGCAGGGAAACATCTAGAACCAGACAATGTTTTTGTAGAAACGAACTATAGAAGCGCAGGAGTTGGAGAATTAATGATGAATTGGTTGTTTGATTATGCAAAAAGCATTAATTGTGTTGGAGCAGAAGTGAATTGTTATCGGCATAATGAAAAAGGAAAAAAGTTCTGGGAGCGTCAAGGTTTTGAAGCTTTAGGGTATCACATGATAAAGAAATTTGATTAG
- a CDS encoding GNAT family N-acetyltransferase, translating into MSFVISTDKDKLDIKKIHQYISVESYWGVGRTIEEVKTTIDHSFCFGIYDKYGEQIGFSRVVTDQILFAYLMDVIIFTKYQGNGYGKHLVDFMMNHELIKKVKTIALKTKDAHSLYERHGFKKVGNSDFWMSIDKIKL; encoded by the coding sequence ATGTCATTCGTAATTTCAACAGATAAAGACAAATTAGATATAAAAAAAATACACCAATACATTAGTGTAGAATCTTATTGGGGTGTAGGTAGAACTATTGAAGAAGTGAAAACTACTATTGATCATTCTTTTTGTTTTGGAATTTATGATAAATACGGCGAACAAATAGGTTTTTCAAGGGTCGTTACAGATCAAATTTTGTTTGCTTATTTAATGGATGTTATCATTTTTACGAAATATCAAGGTAATGGTTATGGCAAACATCTTGTAGATTTTATGATGAATCATGAATTAATTAAAAAAGTAAAGACAATTGCTCTCAAAACAAAAGATGCACATAGTTTGTATGAACGACACGGATTTAAAAAAGTTGGAAATTCTGATTTTTGGATGTCCATTGATAAAATAAAATTATAA
- the hisG gene encoding ATP phosphoribosyltransferase — MTKIRIAIQKSGRLNEESIEILKDCGISIDNGRDQLKASSRNFPMEVFYLRNGDIPQYLRDGVVDIAIIGENVLIEKGEDISIAEKLGFSKCKVSLAVPKAVKYDSVKDFQGKRIATSYPNTVKNYLAEKGVSADIHIINGSVEIAPNIGLADAICDIVSSGSTLFKNNLKEVEVMLKSEAVLAVSPKITEERKGILEKLQFRIQSVLRARQSKYVLLNAPNDKLPMILDLLPGMRSPTVLPLAEEGWSSVHTVIKKDSFWEVIDELKQAGAEGILVCPIEKMVL; from the coding sequence ATGACAAAAATTAGAATTGCTATTCAAAAATCAGGACGTTTAAATGAAGAGTCTATCGAGATTCTGAAAGATTGTGGTATCTCAATAGATAATGGTCGCGATCAATTAAAAGCTTCTTCTCGTAACTTTCCAATGGAGGTGTTTTATTTGAGAAATGGAGATATTCCTCAGTACTTAAGAGATGGAGTGGTAGATATTGCTATTATTGGAGAGAATGTTTTAATTGAAAAAGGGGAAGATATCTCTATTGCTGAGAAATTAGGATTTTCAAAATGCAAAGTGTCTTTAGCAGTACCCAAGGCGGTAAAATATGATTCTGTCAAAGATTTTCAAGGAAAGCGTATCGCAACATCATACCCAAATACAGTAAAAAATTATTTGGCAGAAAAAGGTGTTTCTGCAGATATTCACATTATTAATGGTTCTGTAGAGATTGCTCCAAATATTGGTTTGGCAGATGCTATTTGTGATATTGTTTCTAGCGGCAGTACTTTGTTTAAGAATAACCTAAAGGAAGTAGAAGTAATGTTGAAAAGTGAAGCTGTTTTGGCAGTATCACCTAAAATAACAGAAGAAAGAAAAGGTATTCTTGAAAAACTGCAATTCAGAATTCAATCGGTTCTAAGAGCGAGACAATCAAAATATGTATTGCTGAATGCGCCGAATGATAAATTACCTATGATATTAGATTTATTACCAGGAATGCGTAGTCCTACCGTTTTACCATTAGCTGAAGAAGGATGGAGCTCGGTGCATACGGTAATTAAAAAAGATTCTTTCTGGGAGGTAATAGATGAATTGAAACAAGCTGGTGCCGAAGGGATTTTAGTTTGTCCTATTGAAAAAATGGTTTTATAG
- the hisD gene encoding histidinol dehydrogenase — MNKIYNPERKDWKTILKRPTKSVADIESTVNQVFEELQENGDATIKKYTEKFDGVSISALLVTDDEIVKANSLVSVDLKEAILLAKDNIDKFHAAQKTESIEVETSPGVHCWQVKRPIEKVGLYIPGGTAPLFSTILMLAVPANIAGCSEIVLCSPPNKEGKIHPAILYTANLCGVTKIFKVGGIQAIAAMTFGTETIPQVYKIFGPGNQYVTVAKQIATKHGVAIDMPAGPSELLVVADDTANAEFVASDLLSQAEHGIDSQVILVTTSKKMLDAVEKEVEFQIEDLPRKEIAQKAIDNSKLIYLEDDQTAQELINEYGPEHYIVCVEDEGSYLSAITNAGSVFIGNYTPESAGDYASGTNHTLPTNGYAKQYSGVNLDSFMKSMTFQKISKEGIQEIGYAIELMAEAEGLQAHKNAVTLRLNSLDDE, encoded by the coding sequence ATGAATAAAATATATAATCCTGAAAGAAAAGATTGGAAAACAATTCTTAAGCGTCCCACTAAGAGCGTTGCAGATATTGAAAGTACGGTAAATCAAGTTTTTGAAGAGCTTCAAGAAAACGGTGATGCTACTATAAAAAAGTATACCGAAAAGTTTGATGGTGTTTCTATATCAGCGCTATTAGTTACGGATGATGAAATTGTTAAAGCAAATAGTTTGGTTTCTGTGGATTTAAAAGAGGCTATTCTTCTTGCTAAAGATAATATTGATAAATTTCACGCTGCTCAAAAAACAGAAAGTATAGAAGTAGAAACCAGTCCAGGAGTACACTGTTGGCAAGTGAAAAGACCAATAGAGAAGGTAGGTTTGTATATTCCGGGAGGAACAGCACCATTATTTTCAACAATCTTAATGTTAGCGGTTCCTGCTAATATTGCAGGTTGTTCAGAAATTGTTTTATGTTCGCCACCCAACAAAGAAGGGAAAATACACCCTGCTATTTTATATACGGCTAATCTTTGTGGTGTAACTAAGATTTTTAAAGTAGGAGGCATTCAGGCAATTGCGGCAATGACCTTTGGAACAGAAACTATTCCTCAAGTGTATAAGATATTTGGCCCTGGAAATCAATACGTAACAGTTGCAAAGCAGATTGCTACAAAACATGGTGTAGCTATTGATATGCCTGCGGGGCCAAGTGAGCTTTTAGTAGTCGCAGATGATACAGCCAATGCGGAATTTGTAGCATCAGATTTATTAAGTCAAGCAGAGCATGGCATTGATAGTCAAGTTATATTGGTAACCACTTCTAAAAAAATGCTTGATGCGGTAGAAAAAGAAGTTGAATTTCAAATTGAAGATTTACCACGTAAAGAAATCGCTCAAAAAGCAATTGATAATAGTAAATTAATTTACTTAGAAGATGATCAGACAGCTCAGGAATTAATCAATGAGTATGGTCCTGAACATTACATTGTCTGTGTAGAAGATGAGGGTTCTTATTTGAGTGCAATTACGAATGCAGGTTCTGTTTTTATTGGAAATTATACACCAGAAAGTGCAGGAGATTATGCTTCAGGAACCAATCATACGCTACCAACTAATGGTTATGCTAAGCAATATAGTGGTGTAAACTTAGATAGTTTTATGAAAAGCATGACTTTTCAAAAAATTTCAAAAGAAGGGATTCAAGAAATTGGTTATGCTATTGAGTTAATGGCAGAAGCAGAAGGTTTGCAAGCACATAAAAATGCCGTAACGCTACGATTAAATAGTTTAGACGATGAATAA
- a CDS encoding VWA domain-containing protein: MQIQTILFLIAAAFVAIGIVLFQYYYKNKKRGKRIVLLSFLRFTALFSLFLLLINPKFVKTEYVLEKTNLVVVADNSSSMAANSAELVAFLDQIKSNKTLTDKFKIDYYRFGNQFQALDSLSFFETNTNIAKALKSVSGIYNQKNTVGVLLSDGNQTIGQDYEFYGDKINIPFYSVVFGDTTKYEDIKINQVNTNKFAFLKNKFPIECYIAYDGEKNVSVPVSITVDGKTVFKEQVQFSNDIQSKRIHTFLNADAIGVKTIDITVGALKNERNIINNRKSIAVEVIDEKTNVTIVSAVMHPDLGALKKAIETNEQRSVTIVKPSVSKEILEETDVFICYQPDVNFKAVYSFIMDSYSNYFTVVGTKTDLNFLNSLGLGYRIETGYPIQEVLGKVNPSFSKYDISSSDFTDYPPLTSNSGAITFSGTHDALLQRNIRGVDLNNPLLAISENKGQKTAVLLGENIWKWRLKNYVNLENFENFDTFLGKLMLYLSNNTKKERLSIDYKSVYENLGLAKVTATYSDETYVFDAKANLFIQIAGGVKIPMLLKTNYFEADLSDLKPGTYSFKIGVEGKSILKSGKFTVLDYDVEQQFFSSNYQKMENFSTATNASLLYPNQFTQLLKVLDADKRFLPTQKSVENVVSLIDFKILLGLIIIALSLEWFIRKYNGLI; this comes from the coding sequence ATGCAAATTCAGACTATCCTTTTTTTAATTGCAGCAGCTTTTGTTGCTATAGGAATAGTCCTTTTTCAATATTATTACAAAAATAAAAAGAGAGGAAAACGAATTGTTTTGCTCTCTTTTTTACGTTTTACAGCATTGTTTTCTCTTTTTTTACTACTTATTAATCCAAAATTTGTAAAAACGGAATATGTATTAGAAAAAACTAATTTAGTGGTCGTTGCTGATAATTCTAGTTCAATGGCAGCCAATTCAGCGGAATTAGTTGCATTTTTAGACCAAATTAAATCAAATAAAACACTAACTGATAAATTTAAAATTGATTATTACAGATTTGGTAATCAGTTTCAAGCACTTGATTCATTAAGCTTCTTTGAAACGAATACGAACATTGCGAAAGCGTTGAAATCTGTATCCGGAATTTACAACCAGAAAAATACAGTTGGAGTATTACTTTCAGATGGGAATCAAACCATAGGGCAGGACTATGAGTTCTATGGCGATAAAATTAATATTCCTTTTTATTCCGTAGTTTTTGGGGATACTACAAAGTATGAAGACATTAAAATTAATCAGGTAAATACAAATAAATTTGCCTTCTTAAAAAACAAATTTCCAATTGAATGCTATATAGCTTATGATGGAGAAAAAAACGTTAGTGTTCCTGTCTCTATTACTGTAGATGGGAAAACAGTATTTAAAGAGCAGGTACAGTTCTCTAACGACATACAATCAAAACGTATACATACCTTTTTAAATGCAGATGCCATTGGTGTGAAAACCATTGACATTACTGTAGGGGCCTTGAAAAACGAAAGAAATATAATAAACAATAGGAAATCTATTGCAGTTGAAGTAATTGATGAAAAGACGAATGTAACGATAGTTTCAGCTGTTATGCATCCTGATTTAGGAGCTTTGAAAAAAGCAATAGAAACTAATGAGCAGAGGTCCGTGACCATTGTAAAACCTTCTGTGTCTAAAGAAATATTAGAAGAGACCGATGTTTTTATCTGCTATCAGCCAGATGTGAATTTTAAGGCTGTTTACTCTTTTATTATGGATTCTTATTCTAATTACTTTACAGTTGTGGGAACCAAGACAGATCTGAATTTCCTTAATTCGTTGGGCTTGGGTTATAGAATTGAAACGGGATACCCTATTCAAGAAGTGTTAGGGAAAGTAAACCCTTCCTTTTCTAAATATGATATATCGTCCAGTGACTTTACGGATTACCCACCTTTAACAAGCAATTCAGGTGCAATTACTTTTTCCGGAACTCATGATGCATTGCTGCAAAGGAATATAAGGGGAGTAGATTTAAATAATCCCCTTTTGGCAATTTCTGAAAATAAGGGTCAAAAAACAGCTGTTTTACTTGGGGAGAATATTTGGAAATGGCGTTTGAAGAATTATGTGAACCTTGAAAATTTCGAAAATTTCGATACTTTTTTAGGTAAACTCATGCTTTATTTGTCTAATAATACAAAAAAAGAGCGTTTGTCAATTGATTATAAGTCGGTTTATGAAAATTTAGGGTTGGCAAAAGTTACGGCTACCTATTCTGATGAGACTTATGTATTTGATGCCAAGGCAAATCTTTTTATACAAATTGCTGGAGGAGTAAAGATTCCAATGCTGTTAAAAACCAATTATTTTGAAGCAGATCTAAGTGATTTGAAACCGGGTACTTATTCCTTTAAGATAGGGGTAGAAGGGAAGTCAATTTTAAAATCTGGTAAATTTACTGTTTTAGATTATGATGTAGAGCAACAGTTCTTTTCATCGAATTATCAGAAAATGGAAAATTTTTCTACAGCAACTAACGCATCACTTTTGTATCCTAATCAATTTACGCAGCTTTTAAAGGTGCTTGATGCGGATAAACGCTTTCTTCCAACCCAGAAAAGCGTAGAAAATGTCGTATCTTTGATAGACTTTAAAATCCTTCTAGGGCTTATTATTATAGCACTTTCATTAGAATGGTTCATCAGAAAATATAACGGATTAATTTAA
- the fabG gene encoding 3-oxoacyl-[acyl-carrier-protein] reductase yields MKLLEGKNVIITGASRGIGTGIAQVFADHGANVAFTYSSSEAPALALEKELTAKGVKAKAYKSNAASFSDSEALVAKVLEDFGGSIDVLINNAGITKDNLLMRMSEDDFDKVIEINLKSVFNMTKAVQRTMLKQRKGSIINMSSVVGVKGNAGQTNYAASKAGMIGFTKSIALELGSRNIRCNAIAPGFIETEMTDKLDAKVVQGWRDGIPLKRGGSPEDIANACLFFASDLSAYVTGQVLNVDGGMLT; encoded by the coding sequence ATGAAGTTATTAGAAGGTAAAAACGTAATAATTACAGGTGCAAGTAGAGGTATTGGTACCGGTATTGCTCAAGTTTTTGCAGACCATGGAGCTAATGTGGCTTTTACATACAGTTCTAGTGAGGCGCCAGCTTTAGCATTAGAAAAAGAACTAACGGCTAAAGGTGTAAAAGCAAAAGCATATAAAAGTAATGCTGCTAGTTTTAGTGATTCAGAAGCATTGGTGGCTAAAGTTTTAGAAGATTTTGGCGGATCAATAGATGTTTTGATTAACAATGCTGGGATTACAAAAGATAACCTTCTAATGCGTATGTCTGAAGATGATTTTGATAAAGTAATTGAGATTAATCTAAAGTCGGTTTTTAATATGACTAAAGCGGTTCAACGCACCATGTTAAAACAACGTAAAGGTTCTATTATAAATATGAGTAGTGTGGTTGGTGTTAAGGGTAACGCAGGTCAAACCAACTACGCAGCATCAAAAGCGGGTATGATCGGCTTTACAAAATCTATAGCACTAGAATTAGGTTCTAGAAATATTCGTTGTAATGCTATTGCTCCAGGGTTTATTGAAACAGAAATGACAGATAAACTTGATGCAAAAGTTGTGCAAGGATGGAGAGATGGTATTCCTTTAAAAAGAGGCGGAAGTCCAGAAGATATTGCAAATGCTTGTTTGTTCTTTGCTTCAGATTTATCTGCATACGTAACTGGTCAAGTGTTAAATGTTGATGGAGGAATGCTAACTTAG